In Candidatus Vicinibacter proximus, the following are encoded in one genomic region:
- a CDS encoding four helix bundle protein, whose protein sequence is MKTNSIIQEKSFAFAIRIIKAYNFLISEKKEFVLSKQMLRSGTSIGANVEEAIGGQSTFADSKKCYTYNTLNCIT, encoded by the coding sequence ATGAAAACGAATAGCATCATACAAGAAAAAAGTTTTGCCTTTGCTATTAGAATAATAAAAGCCTATAATTTTTTGATTAGTGAAAAGAAAGAATTTGTACTATCAAAACAAATGCTACGCAGTGGAACTTCTATTGGAGCAAATGTCGAAGAAGCTATTGGTGGACAGTCTACTTTTGCGGACTCAAAAAAATGCTACACTTATAACACTTTAAACTGCATTACATGA